A segment of the Candidatus Eisenbacteria bacterium genome:
AGGACCAGCCGATGGAGGTCGCGGGCCGTCGAGATCACAGAGCCGGCGCCCACGAGAAACGAGAGGTCCTTGAGCGGCGCATTCTGCAGTTCCCCGGCGGTTTGTACGTAGCTCGAGGCGCGATCGGCCACAATGACCCGACTGTTCAAGTGGGCGGAGCGAGTCATTCCGGCAGGACGGAAGACCCGGCGCGCGATCAGGCTCTCATAGGGGGCTCCGCCCGCCAGCTCCAGGACGCGCGCCAGCACCGAGTAACCGGCCGAGCTATACGAGGCGCGCGACCCGGGTCGGAACTCTCTCGAAACGCGCGACGCCAGATCGACCATGTCGGCGGCAGTGCGTGGTTGGCTCTCCTGTTCTTCGTTCGTCACTCGGTGGGGAATGCCGGATTGATGGCGCAGCAGATGGTCCACCGTGATGCTGTCCGCGCCGGGAAATGTGGGAAGCCAGCGACCGACAAGGTCCGTACGTGAGAGCTTGCCTTCGTCGATCAGCTGCTCCGCGACGATGATCGTGATCGGCTTGGTGATGGAGGCTATGCAGAAGCGAGTCTGCGGTGTGTTGGCCACGCGTAGCTCGCGCTCCGCCATGCCGAATGAGCGCTCGAGCATGATGTGGCTGCCACGAGCGACCAGCACATTGCCTGAGAGCTGGGAGCCGTCCGCCAGCGGCTTGGCCCAGGCGTCGAACGCCAGCTCCAGCGCACGAGGGTCGGGCATCGCCGCATACGCTGGAACGGCGAGCGCGATGAGCAGCGGGGAACATGTCCAGAGTGACGATCTTGGCATGAGGGCCATCCTTTCCTTCGGGGTTAGGGTATCCAAGCCCTGCCCAAAGGACTTGCACGAACAGAGCCTTCTTGCATCAAGGGAACTCTTCGCCCGCAGCCGCGCTGTCAGCCGTCGGTTGCCTGGCTTCCAAGGCCTCTGTTAGCGTCCCGCGGGTTTTTCACACTGGGAGGCTCACGCTTGCCGTGCACGGTGGTGGTCGGAGCTCAATGGGGCGATGAGGGCAAGGGCAAGATCGTCGACGCCCTGAGCGCCGAGGCCGACATCATCGCCCGCTATCAGGGCGGCCCCAATGCCGGCCACAGCGTGATCCGCCAAGGCCAGACCGTC
Coding sequences within it:
- a CDS encoding serine hydrolase; this encodes MPDPRALELAFDAWAKPLADGSQLSGNVLVARGSHIMLERSFGMAERELRVANTPQTRFCIASITKPITIIVAEQLIDEGKLSRTDLVGRWLPTFPGADSITVDHLLRHQSGIPHRVTNEEQESQPRTAADMVDLASRVSREFRPGSRASYSSAGYSVLARVLELAGGAPYESLIARRVFRPAGMTRSAHLNSRVIVADRASSYVQTAGELQNAPLKDLSFLVGAGSVISTARDLHRLVLALLDGRLGKPSRETLVRGGRIQWNGSTNGFRCFANWDSATNVILVFTGNLQTGAPDLAQQALEDILAGREASPMPTLNPRPIALPDSLLRSYEGLYRLPGGVTLPIRAKDGKLMSGDWPLIPTSRTTFFSSRDYAQVTVIMGAGLRPERLDWKIGRKVTAVVRVGDLP